The DNA sequence AACACAAAAAATGAGCTAAAACCAATAACTATAAAAATTGATTTCTAGCTCACTTTTTATTATAATTCAGCAATTTGGTTTAGATTCACTTCGGCAACTGTATCATTCCCGAATAGCGAAATAATCATTTTAACTTTGTTGTTGTCAATTTCGGTGATTTTACCCGTATAATCTGCAAAAGCGCCGTCAATGATACGTACGGTATCGCCAACTTTCACATCAATATCAAATTCTTGAACGGTTTGTCCCATTGAAATCAAGATTTGGCGAATTTCCTCTTCCAAAAGTGGTGTTGGTTTAGAGCGGTTTCCATGTGAGCCGACAAAGCCTGTTACGTT is a window from the Streptococcus anginosus subsp. whileyi MAS624 genome containing:
- the nusG gene encoding transcription termination/antitermination protein NusG, encoding MDSFDKGWFVLQTYSGYENKVKENLLQRAQTYNMLENILRVEIPTQTVQVEKNGKTKEVEENRFPGYVLVEMVMTDEAWFVVRNTPNVTGFVGSHGNRSKPTPLLEEEIRQILISMGQTVQEFDIDVKVGDTVRIIDGAFADYTGKITEIDNNKVKMIISLFGNDTVAEVNLNQIAEL